In Horticoccus luteus, the following proteins share a genomic window:
- the ligD gene encoding non-homologous end-joining DNA ligase, with product MPPRSSTSSRSSATRRKRSSAQSGNSRQRAAAPKSSAAAQPRAGTRSRSTRAPANAAAVPFTNLDKVLFPASGTTKGDVIKYYLDVAPVLIPHFRARPVTLIRFPDGVTGEKFYEKNAPRFAPAWIKTAPVPRSDGGAINYIVINDARTLAWCANLAALELHPFLHHARAVQRPTHLVFDLDPGEGADLLTCIEVAFHVREALGQLQFKVFPKVSGSKGLQLYVPLNTPVTYATAKPFAKALAELLRTQHPDLIVSDMSKALRRKKVLIDWSQNDEKKTTAGVYSLRAKRDEPFVSLPVTWDELRRAAKKDSADALFFSPADALKRIARQGDLFAPVLTLKQRLPRDFTTAARSAPAASSRPKSAGRAPDSASTGLARYRAKRDFTRTAEPSGKTPSRSRARGAQQLRFVIQKHAASRLHYDFRLELDGTLKSWAVPKGLPYEPGIKRAAFEVEDHPLDYIDFEGTIPPGQYGGGTVMVWDTGTYELLSGDHRRGDLKLMLHGQKLKGEWHIFRIKSEDDKPVWLIVKAKPAMKPLSARRENQSVLTQRTMEKIASDNDAVWESH from the coding sequence ATGCCACCGCGTTCTTCCACCTCGTCTCGCTCTTCTGCCACCCGCCGGAAACGCTCTTCCGCCCAGTCCGGCAATTCGCGCCAGCGCGCCGCGGCGCCCAAATCTTCGGCCGCCGCCCAACCGCGCGCCGGCACCCGCTCCCGTTCCACCCGAGCACCCGCGAACGCCGCCGCGGTGCCCTTCACCAATCTCGACAAAGTCCTCTTCCCCGCGAGTGGCACCACGAAAGGCGACGTCATCAAATACTACCTCGATGTCGCCCCCGTGCTCATCCCGCATTTCCGCGCCCGCCCCGTCACGCTCATCCGTTTTCCCGACGGCGTCACCGGCGAAAAATTCTACGAGAAAAACGCCCCGCGCTTCGCTCCGGCGTGGATCAAGACCGCCCCGGTCCCGCGCAGCGACGGCGGTGCGATCAATTACATCGTCATCAACGATGCCCGCACGCTCGCCTGGTGCGCCAATCTCGCCGCCTTGGAGCTGCATCCGTTTCTCCATCACGCCCGCGCCGTCCAACGCCCCACGCACCTCGTCTTCGATCTCGATCCCGGCGAAGGCGCCGACTTGCTCACCTGCATCGAGGTGGCGTTCCACGTCCGCGAAGCGCTCGGCCAGCTCCAGTTCAAAGTCTTTCCCAAAGTCTCCGGCTCGAAAGGCCTCCAGCTCTACGTCCCGCTCAACACCCCCGTCACTTACGCCACCGCGAAACCTTTCGCCAAGGCCCTCGCCGAACTCCTCCGCACGCAGCACCCCGACCTCATCGTCAGCGACATGTCGAAGGCCCTCCGCCGCAAAAAGGTCCTCATCGACTGGAGCCAGAACGACGAAAAGAAAACCACCGCCGGCGTCTATTCGCTCCGCGCCAAACGCGATGAGCCCTTCGTTTCGCTCCCCGTCACGTGGGATGAACTTCGCCGCGCCGCCAAAAAAGACTCCGCCGACGCCCTTTTCTTCTCTCCCGCCGACGCGTTGAAACGCATTGCACGGCAAGGCGACCTATTCGCGCCCGTCCTCACGTTGAAGCAACGGCTTCCACGCGATTTCACCACCGCCGCCCGCTCCGCTCCGGCCGCCTCCTCCCGCCCGAAATCCGCCGGGCGCGCGCCGGATTCTGCATCCACGGGCCTCGCCCGCTACCGCGCGAAACGCGATTTCACCCGCACCGCCGAGCCCTCGGGCAAGACGCCATCGCGTTCGCGGGCGCGCGGCGCGCAGCAGCTCCGCTTCGTCATCCAGAAACACGCCGCCTCGCGCCTCCACTACGATTTCCGCCTCGAGCTCGACGGCACCCTCAAATCCTGGGCCGTGCCCAAAGGCCTTCCCTACGAGCCCGGCATCAAACGCGCCGCCTTCGAAGTGGAAGACCATCCGCTCGATTACATCGACTTCGAAGGCACGATTCCGCCGGGCCAATACGGCGGCGGCACCGTGATGGTGTGGGACACCGGCACCTACGAACTCCTCTCCGGCGACCACCGCCGCGGTGATCTCAAACTCATGCTCCACGGCCAGAAACTGAAAGGCGAATGGCACATCTTTCGGATCAAGAGTGAAGACGACAAACCCGTGTGGCTGATCGTGAAAGCCAAACCCGCCATGAAGCCGCTCAGCGCGCGACGCGAAAACCAATCCGTTCTCACGCAGCGCACGATGGAAAAAATCGCCTCCGACAACGACGCCGTGTGGGAAAGCCACTGA